One Deinococcus humi genomic region harbors:
- a CDS encoding replication initiator protein A: MPPSKYRSVPQLPVPEGHSGYDELNLGRLALISGQKTVPANLQRWQKQALTPDGRPVIITCTVPADQVVPHGLDNDFMVGLLNLCFEAGLPDGPFTVSAYALLKTAGLPDTAQYYRSLQESLIRLNKASYTIDEGWYASGTQTWTTQSFAQLSYLSYVRSKAGIRGTSVITVQLAPPIMESLRAGYIKPLDVEFYRSLSQPLVRAVYRQLDALHFDERTANGLVPEISAPLMAWSSRLGLTSDRTDNLSRTLAPAHKELLARQYIVEADITGRGRDKIVRYVFGPPPEGQHPQLAALLSERGVKQGVAVRLSTVFPERIEEAARRFDHYLKVSTRPVVNRGGLMVAMVQRPEDFADLPATTAAKTAPAARAKTSRREQQDLEAKDAKDRASIAALEGQELVDWALRQLTLMGVLKRLPLQLRAPLGEALHARTLDARLLVQQATRALSGGSPALDALLEDLQGHLNGSRSFRGTELHASPVVSE, translated from the coding sequence ATGCCCCCGAGCAAATACCGGAGTGTTCCGCAACTCCCGGTCCCGGAAGGACACAGCGGTTACGACGAGCTAAATCTGGGCCGTCTGGCCCTGATCAGCGGCCAGAAGACCGTCCCTGCCAACCTGCAGCGCTGGCAGAAGCAGGCTCTGACCCCGGACGGACGCCCGGTGATCATCACGTGCACCGTACCCGCAGATCAGGTGGTCCCGCACGGCCTGGATAACGATTTCATGGTTGGCCTGCTCAACCTGTGCTTCGAGGCCGGGCTGCCCGACGGTCCTTTCACCGTGTCGGCCTATGCATTGCTGAAGACCGCGGGACTGCCCGACACGGCGCAGTATTACCGGTCCCTCCAGGAGAGCCTGATCCGGCTCAACAAGGCCTCCTACACCATCGATGAGGGCTGGTACGCGAGCGGAACGCAGACCTGGACTACCCAGTCGTTCGCTCAGCTCAGTTATCTGTCTTACGTGCGCTCCAAAGCAGGCATCCGCGGCACCAGCGTGATTACAGTGCAGCTCGCGCCTCCCATCATGGAAAGCTTGCGAGCGGGCTACATCAAGCCGCTGGATGTGGAGTTCTACCGCTCGCTGAGTCAGCCGCTGGTGCGGGCAGTCTACCGGCAGCTCGACGCCCTGCATTTCGACGAGCGCACTGCCAACGGCCTGGTTCCGGAAATCAGCGCGCCATTGATGGCCTGGAGCAGCCGCCTGGGGCTGACCAGTGACCGGACGGATAACCTATCGCGGACCCTAGCACCCGCGCACAAAGAGCTGCTCGCGCGCCAGTACATCGTCGAGGCGGACATCACCGGACGAGGCCGCGACAAGATCGTCCGTTATGTATTCGGACCGCCTCCAGAGGGTCAGCATCCGCAACTCGCAGCGCTGCTCAGCGAGCGGGGAGTCAAGCAGGGTGTGGCCGTCCGCCTGTCGACGGTATTTCCAGAACGCATCGAAGAAGCCGCGCGCCGCTTCGACCACTACCTCAAGGTCAGCACCCGGCCTGTGGTCAACCGGGGTGGACTAATGGTAGCGATGGTGCAGCGGCCTGAGGATTTTGCCGACCTCCCCGCCACCACCGCCGCAAAAACCGCGCCGGCAGCACGCGCGAAAACCAGCAGACGTGAACAGCAGGACCTGGAAGCCAAGGATGCGAAGGACAGAGCGAGCATCGCGGCCCTGGAAGGTCAGGAGCTAGTGGACTGGGCGCTGCGGCAGCTCACGCTGATGGGCGTCCTCAAGCGGCTCCCGCTGCAACTGCGGGCTCCGCTGGGGGAGGCTCTCCATGCCAGAACGCTCGACGCCCGCCTGCTGGTCCAGCAGGCCACGCGCGCGCTGTCGGGTGGCTCCCCGGCCCTTGACGCCTTGCTTGAGGATCTTCAGGGCCATCTAAACGGCTCCCGTAGTTTCCGAGGGACCGAGCTGCATGCTTCTCCCGTAGTTTCTGAGTGA